The Verrucomicrobiota bacterium genome includes a window with the following:
- a CDS encoding DUF5060 domain-containing protein, with protein MTPTLQMNSTTGNSFATASRRVAVMLVVWCAFPAMMVSAWADAYAKIEASFNITNLLTDPFDYTVTDVRVQIVQPDSSTLSLPAFFDGGTTWRVRHTPMRPGLYQVTSVTLNGMPLAVNNLQPAAWTVADRATGPGFVRVDSGDTNRFITSNGRRFFPVGHNVAWWTNNTQLGGIISKLGASRENWSRIWMTHFYDSLNLEWPKVGSLGQYSLPVAQKWDAIVAAAEQGGVHFQMTLQHHGQYSTTVDPNWNDNPYNTINGGFLSDPKLFFTDATARSLTKRKLRYIVARWGYSPAIMAWELFNEVQFTSAGQAAQWSNIAVWHDEMAAFLRVQDAYQHLVTTSSDLSQLIWNSMDYYQYHNYASDIVTSSRDAQAPPGGSPIKPNFAGECGPYFAVTNSPRLWVQAALWPSLMAAPAGAACPWWWDYIDAQNDYSIFRSANDFVRLSGLADQNNLTKSTPTVTGGPITPLAFAPGGGWGTNNGPDIFTVGNGAPDGIGAAPSYLQGNFHRVAFKMTNGYTFLVNYPTNGTFSVQITQIAAAGAGLQVFLDGIIQTNISFPATASDVSTNFVASISISAGAHSVKIYNPGQDWVLLGNLTLNPYVPTLGAYAVGNSGFNATWLWHRTNLFNLSASSSITGTVAVAGLAPGNYDATWWDTFSGVAISNFNFTVVGTNVVTLATPPVLRSVALFAGTPPQAGINTPVLAQTLGTNSPPLTLPLMITNTGGLPLSYSLSVTGFNAIAYSSINSTESGGPVFAWKDISAIGRDLTTDFTALTGKNAKDEGIAGPIDIGFGFPFFSGAQSPDVFTQLYVSPNGFITFNTFSGDTSTNKPLPSVQSPANLIAFFWDDLDFTSGGRVYVASNVVEGAFTLQFQDARFKGSSASVTCQLILKSTGEILMQYKSLGVSNACTVGVQYAAGDQGLQVAYNQNFLQNNFAVRLRPTPWLDLDANAGLVPRASADTVNLSLDAAGLTYGTYSATLLIQTGDATQPLLSQPVTLNVTPIATWRQSHFGAADNTGNAADTADPEGDGLINIVEYAFNSDPLTASATPLSFALINGHLTVSFRRTRPAPADLNYIFEVSDDLSSGIWNSGPGYTSQSGLDNLDGTETVTVSDNATAPSPAAHFLRIRLSH; from the coding sequence ATGACCCCTACGCTTCAAATGAATTCCACCACCGGCAATTCTTTTGCAACCGCCAGTCGGCGGGTCGCCGTCATGCTGGTTGTCTGGTGTGCATTCCCGGCGATGATGGTTTCTGCTTGGGCCGATGCATACGCTAAAATCGAAGCGTCATTCAACATCACGAATCTGCTGACTGATCCGTTCGATTACACGGTGACCGACGTGCGGGTGCAGATTGTCCAACCAGATTCGAGCACGCTCTCGCTGCCGGCGTTCTTCGACGGCGGGACGACCTGGCGCGTGCGGCATACGCCAATGCGGCCGGGCCTGTATCAAGTCACCAGCGTCACGCTCAACGGGATGCCGCTGGCTGTCAACAATTTGCAGCCCGCTGCTTGGACCGTCGCGGATCGCGCCACCGGGCCGGGTTTCGTGCGAGTTGATTCCGGCGACACGAATCGGTTCATTACCAGCAATGGGCGTCGCTTTTTCCCGGTTGGACACAACGTGGCGTGGTGGACGAATAACACCCAGCTTGGCGGCATTATTTCGAAACTCGGCGCGTCGCGGGAGAATTGGTCGCGCATCTGGATGACGCATTTCTACGACAGCCTGAATCTGGAGTGGCCCAAGGTCGGCAGCCTCGGCCAATACAGTCTGCCCGTGGCACAGAAGTGGGACGCCATTGTCGCTGCCGCCGAACAGGGCGGCGTCCATTTCCAGATGACGTTGCAACATCACGGCCAGTATTCCACCACGGTCGATCCGAACTGGAATGACAATCCGTACAACACAATCAACGGCGGTTTTCTCTCGGACCCAAAACTTTTTTTCACCGACGCAACCGCCAGGTCGCTGACGAAAAGAAAACTGCGCTACATCGTGGCGCGCTGGGGATATTCGCCTGCCATCATGGCGTGGGAATTGTTCAATGAAGTTCAGTTCACCTCCGCCGGTCAAGCCGCGCAGTGGAGCAACATCGCCGTCTGGCATGATGAGATGGCTGCGTTTCTGCGCGTGCAGGACGCCTATCAGCATCTTGTCACGACGAGTTCGGATTTGTCTCAACTCATCTGGAACTCGATGGATTACTACCAATATCACAACTATGCATCCGATATCGTCACGTCGTCACGCGACGCGCAGGCACCGCCGGGCGGTTCGCCGATCAAGCCCAATTTTGCCGGCGAGTGCGGGCCGTACTTTGCGGTCACCAATTCTCCGCGGCTCTGGGTTCAAGCGGCGTTGTGGCCTAGTCTCATGGCCGCCCCGGCTGGCGCCGCCTGTCCGTGGTGGTGGGACTACATTGACGCGCAGAATGATTATTCAATCTTTCGGTCTGCAAACGACTTCGTTCGGCTGTCCGGGTTGGCCGATCAGAACAACCTGACCAAGTCCACGCCGACAGTTACGGGCGGGCCAATCACACCATTGGCATTCGCTCCCGGCGGCGGCTGGGGGACGAACAACGGGCCGGACATTTTCACCGTCGGCAATGGCGCGCCGGATGGCATCGGCGCCGCGCCCAGTTATCTCCAAGGTAATTTCCATCGCGTGGCCTTCAAGATGACCAACGGGTACACGTTTCTGGTGAACTACCCAACCAACGGGACTTTCTCCGTCCAAATCACGCAGATCGCCGCGGCGGGCGCGGGTCTGCAAGTTTTCCTCGACGGTATCATCCAGACGAACATCTCCTTTCCGGCGACGGCCAGCGACGTTTCGACAAATTTCGTCGCGAGCATTTCGATTTCCGCCGGGGCGCACTCGGTCAAAATTTACAATCCCGGACAGGATTGGGTTCTGTTGGGCAACCTCACGCTCAACCCGTACGTTCCCACCCTCGGCGCTTATGCAGTGGGCAACTCCGGTTTCAACGCGACATGGTTGTGGCATCGCACAAATCTTTTCAACCTCAGTGCGAGCAGCAGTATCACAGGCACCGTGGCCGTCGCGGGCTTGGCCCCCGGCAATTACGACGCGACTTGGTGGGACACCTTTTCCGGCGTGGCGATTTCCAATTTCAACTTCACCGTGGTGGGCACCAATGTCGTGACGCTGGCCACGCCGCCGGTTCTTCGCTCCGTCGCGCTCTTTGCAGGAACGCCGCCTCAAGCGGGCATCAACACGCCGGTACTGGCGCAAACGCTCGGCACCAATTCGCCGCCGCTCACCCTGCCGCTGATGATCACCAACACCGGCGGCTTGCCCCTCTCCTACTCACTCTCGGTGACCGGCTTCAACGCCATCGCCTATTCCTCGATCAACTCGACCGAGTCGGGTGGTCCGGTGTTCGCGTGGAAGGACATTTCGGCGATCGGTCGTGATCTGACGACCGACTTCACCGCGCTTACCGGCAAGAACGCCAAAGACGAAGGCATCGCCGGGCCAATCGATATCGGATTCGGCTTCCCGTTTTTCAGTGGTGCGCAATCGCCCGATGTTTTCACGCAGCTTTACGTCTCGCCCAATGGCTTCATCACCTTCAATACGTTCAGCGGCGACACGTCCACGAACAAACCGCTGCCGAGCGTTCAGTCGCCGGCAAACCTCATCGCGTTCTTCTGGGATGATCTCGATTTCACTTCGGGGGGTCGCGTCTATGTCGCCAGCAATGTCGTGGAGGGCGCGTTCACACTGCAGTTTCAGGACGCGCGATTCAAAGGCAGCAGCGCGAGCGTCACCTGCCAGCTTATCCTCAAAAGCACTGGCGAAATCTTGATGCAGTACAAGTCACTGGGAGTTTCCAACGCCTGCACGGTCGGAGTGCAATACGCCGCCGGCGATCAAGGTCTCCAAGTCGCTTACAACCAGAATTTCTTGCAAAACAATTTCGCTGTCCGGCTCCGGCCAACGCCGTGGTTGGATCTCGATGCGAACGCTGGACTTGTGCCCAGGGCAAGCGCGGACACTGTGAATCTATCCCTCGATGCTGCCGGCCTCACGTATGGGACTTACTCGGCCACGCTCCTCATCCAGACAGGAGATGCGACTCAACCGCTCCTGTCGCAGCCCGTGACGCTGAACGTCACGCCCATCGCCACGTGGCGGCAGTCGCATTTCGGCGCCGCGGACAATACCGGCAACGCGGCGGACACGGCCGACCCGGAGGGCGACGGCTTGATCAATATCGTGGAATACGCCTTCAACTCCGACCCGCTGACGGCCTCCGCAACTCCGCTTTCCTTCGCGCTCATCAACGGGCATCTCACGGTAAGCTTCAGACGCACGCGGCCTGCGCCGGCGGACCTCAACTACATCTTTGAAGTCAGCGACGATCTGTCGTCTGGCATTTGGAACTCCGGCCCTGGCTACACGTCGCAGTCAGGCTTGGATAATCTGGATGGCACCGAAACCGTGACTGTCAGCGACAACGCCACTGCGCCATCGCCGGCGGCCCACTTCCTGCGCATCCGGTTGAGCCATTGA
- a CDS encoding DUF4410 domain-containing protein translates to MKPYSIILASVATACLALLAAGCASTGDSSTGGATSTKARADDGRIVEIGRASPAPDGGTSYRNPHMEKCWVAEGFDFNGYDTLYIAPTLSTAKFDAKNEEEVKVHELAKAKLVEELATLIRSRKIFADVVTDESALKPGAKTLKMENTITEFTKGGGAARYFVGLYGGGQPVLRVQGRMTDGTKPHFTFEARRSGVSAGARMTGAFMKDEDIQVQDIRSLALDLADFVSVVAGKFPRN, encoded by the coding sequence ATGAAACCCTACTCCATCATTCTCGCCTCAGTAGCAACTGCCTGTCTGGCTCTGCTTGCAGCCGGTTGCGCTTCCACCGGCGACAGCTCAACAGGCGGTGCCACGTCCACCAAAGCCAGGGCGGACGACGGCAGGATCGTGGAGATCGGTCGCGCTTCGCCAGCACCGGATGGCGGCACGAGTTACCGGAATCCGCACATGGAAAAATGCTGGGTCGCCGAAGGTTTCGACTTCAATGGCTACGATACGCTCTACATTGCACCGACGCTTTCGACAGCGAAATTCGACGCGAAGAACGAAGAGGAGGTGAAAGTGCATGAGCTGGCCAAAGCGAAGCTGGTGGAGGAACTGGCCACTCTCATCAGGTCACGAAAAATCTTTGCCGACGTGGTGACCGATGAATCCGCGCTCAAGCCAGGGGCGAAGACGCTCAAAATGGAGAATACCATAACGGAGTTCACCAAGGGTGGTGGTGCCGCGCGTTACTTTGTTGGGCTTTATGGCGGCGGCCAACCGGTCCTCCGCGTCCAGGGCAGGATGACCGACGGAACTAAACCCCACTTCACATTTGAAGCCCGTCGCAGCGGCGTTTCCGCCGGCGCGCGGATGACCGGAGCGTTCATGAAGGACGAAGACATCCAGGTTCAAGACATTCGCAGCCTGGCGCTGGATCTGGCAGATTTCGTGTCGGTGGTGGCGGGGAAATTTCCACGCAACTAG
- a CDS encoding type II toxin-antitoxin system VapC family toxin, whose amino-acid sequence MKRIFADAGYWIALVHPRDPLHTKAQEESASVGDAQVVTSQMVLVEVLSAFAGQGAQVRQTAGKLAQELHSSPSVAVVQQSSAQFHQALALYRRRDDKGWSLTDCASFLIMQKQKITDALTEDRHFEQAGFKALLRAR is encoded by the coding sequence ATGAAACGTATCTTCGCGGATGCTGGATATTGGATCGCACTGGTTCATCCGCGTGATCCGCTTCATACGAAAGCGCAGGAAGAATCGGCTTCCGTCGGCGACGCGCAAGTGGTCACGAGCCAGATGGTGCTCGTGGAAGTCTTGAGCGCTTTCGCAGGACAGGGCGCTCAGGTTCGTCAGACAGCCGGCAAACTTGCTCAGGAGTTGCACTCCAGTCCTTCCGTCGCCGTTGTCCAACAATCCAGTGCGCAATTCCATCAAGCCCTTGCTTTGTACCGGCGTCGTGACGATAAGGGCTGGAGTCTGACGGATTGCGCATCATTTCTCATCATGCAGAAGCAGAAGATTACGGATGCTTTGACGGAAGACCGACACTTCGAACAAGCGGGGTTCAAAGCGCTCTTACGGGCCAGGTGA